AATTTTGTTAGTAATGAAAAGATCTGGAACAGCTGATTTACCCCTACACTATGGTTTTGTACCCAAATGGCTTGCCGAACGGATGTCATCTTTGGGTCTGGCCATTACAGAAGCTATTATTGCAGAATATGGGACAGCGGAAGTTTTGCGGCGCTTAAGCGATCCTTTTTGGTTTCAAAGTCTGGGTGCGGTAATGGGCATGGACTGGCATTCTTCAGGGATTACCACTTCGGTGATGGGCTCTTTAAAAGCAGCTATCAATCCTTTGTATAAAGAATTAGGCATTTATATCTGTGGGGGTAAGGGACAGAAATCCCGCAATACTCCCGATGAATTGCTGCGTTTTGGAGAAAGAACCGGGCTGGATGGTATAGAGCTAGTACGTTGCAGTAAGTTAAGTGCTAAGGTAGACAATACAGCTATACAGGATGGATTTCAGTTATATACCCATAGTTTTGTAGTGAATACTGAAGGACTTTGGACTGTTGTTCAACAAGGTATGCGTAATGGCAGTTCAACTGCACGAAGGTACCATTGGCATTCTGCAGGCATCACTTCTTTTGTAGAAGAACCGCATACTGGGATTTGTGGCAACAATATGGGGCAGATTCTAAACCTGACGGCCAGGTCTGCTCAACCTTCAAAGACCGCCATGTTGGCCATGACCAGCGAAAATCCCGATCGGATGATTGCTGAAGCACGAAGACTGATCATGCCCAATCATCATGAGGTTAAAGCAAAAGATGTGGATCTGAAAAGACTGGGAGCTATGCTTTGGTTAACACAGGAAAAACAGCCTGCTGATTTTGAAGAGTTGTTACTGCTGGAAGGTATGGGGCCCAGGACACTGCAGTCAATGGCTTTGGTCAGCGAGGTGATTTACGGTACACCATCTCGTTTTGATGATCCTGCACGCTTTTCCTTTGCTCATGGCGGTAAAGATGGTCACCCTTTTCCAGTACCCATCAAAGTATACGATGAAACCATTAGCGTACTTAGTAAGGCAGTTCAAAAGGCAAAAATAGGGCAGAGTGATAAATTACACGCCATACAACAACTCGGCGTATTAGCCCGCAGAGCAGAAAAAGGCTTCATCCCCAATGATAATTTTGATGCTTTGATTGAGAAAGAGCGTCGCGATTCCTGGAAGCATGGTGGTAAAACCGTTTTTGGTGATGCAAAACCGCCTAATGAAGGGCAGCTACAGTTATTTTAAATCCCGTTTTACCCTGTCACGTTATCCTGATCCAAATTATCCGTTGGTTCCCAAAGCTCAATAACGTTTCCTTCCGGATCAAGTATATGGACGAATTTGCCATATTCATATTCAGTAATCTCATCAATAATGGTTACGCTGTCCTTTTTTAGTTCATCTACCAGCAGAGCGATA
This is a stretch of genomic DNA from Candidatus Pedobacter colombiensis. It encodes these proteins:
- a CDS encoding DUF763 domain-containing protein — its product is MKRSGTADLPLHYGFVPKWLAERMSSLGLAITEAIIAEYGTAEVLRRLSDPFWFQSLGAVMGMDWHSSGITTSVMGSLKAAINPLYKELGIYICGGKGQKSRNTPDELLRFGERTGLDGIELVRCSKLSAKVDNTAIQDGFQLYTHSFVVNTEGLWTVVQQGMRNGSSTARRYHWHSAGITSFVEEPHTGICGNNMGQILNLTARSAQPSKTAMLAMTSENPDRMIAEARRLIMPNHHEVKAKDVDLKRLGAMLWLTQEKQPADFEELLLLEGMGPRTLQSMALVSEVIYGTPSRFDDPARFSFAHGGKDGHPFPVPIKVYDETISVLSKAVQKAKIGQSDKLHAIQQLGVLARRAEKGFIPNDNFDALIEKERRDSWKHGGKTVFGDAKPPNEGQLQLF